AAATGATCGCCTCACTCCATCCCTGCATTACCAGGGACATCAACATCCTTTGCGCCGGTCGTTCCCTCACCGAAAGGGAGAAGAAACGATTGGCTAAAGCGCAAGCCGTTGTGGTCCCTCAAGGGGTAACTGCCGAAGTCTACAAAGAATGCCGCCGGTTGGTCCCCAGGGTCTTTCCTAATTATGACCTTCGGTTTCCTCTGGAGGGAAAAGTGGGGGACGCCTTGCTTTTTGAGTATTATCAGGTCCCCCATCCCCGAACGCTCGTTTTAAAAAACCGTGAAGCCTTGTTTGAGAATTATCCTGATTCGGACCTCCTGCCTTCCCTGTTGTCCGGTTACCCCTTGGTCCTGAAGGCCAACCAGGGAGGGGAGGGGACTTTTGTTTTCTTAGTCCATTCCGAAAAGGAGCTGTTGGAAAAGCTGGATTTATTGCCGAGAGGAATTCAGGCTTCCGAAGGGTTTGTCTTGCAGGAACGGATTGATCATGGAGGAAAGGATTTGAGGGTGGTCGTTCTATTCGATACCTTTTATGCTTACTGGCGCGTACAACCGAACCCGGAAATATTTTTGACCAATCAGAATCAGGGAGGACTCATCGATTTTGGAGGGGATATCCTTCAGAAAGAGCAGGCCGTCGGAGC
The Deltaproteobacteria bacterium genome window above contains:
- a CDS encoding glutathione synthase codes for the protein MAKAQAVVVPQGVTAEVYKECRRLVPRVFPNYDLRFPLEGKVGDALLFEYYQVPHPRTLVLKNREALFENYPDSDLLPSLLSGYPLVLKANQGGEGTFVFLVHSEKELLEKLDLLPRGIQASEGFVLQERIDHGGKDLRVVVLFDTFYAYWRVQPNPEIFLTNQNQGGLIDFGGDILQKEQAVGAVRDFCERSGINLAGFDIIFDRKEKRPVPLFLEINYYFGRKGLGGSMRFYEMLEQAVDRWLVSSDKGGDLRIIKI